A segment of the Mangrovimonas sp. YM274 genome:
TTATGGCGGTTTCAACAGGAACGACTAAATCCCTGATAATCTGTTCTCCAAATTTGTTTTCTACCAAAGCTACTAAAATATATTTTCTTTCTTCACCCCAAACCAAAATAGAATCGGCGTGCCAATTTTGCCAAGTTCCAGACTTTCTAAACAGGCGGGCATTTGGCGCGATTCGGTCAAGGGTATTAACAAATTTGTGATGCAGTTCGGGATTTTCCATAATATCCAACATTTTCTTTGAGCGCTCACGAGTAACTAGTTTTCCGTTAAGTAACATATAGTAAAAGCGGCAAACTTGTGTTACAGAGGCGGCATGACTTAGGTTTTTTAAAGGGTCTCTATTGGTGGGGCCAGAAGCGGCATATCGCTTGCCAACCCAAAGTCCGCCTCCCTTGTCTTCTTGATACAATTGGTATTTAGGACCACGAACCACACTTTCTATCTTTTCAAACCCTAGACGGTCAATTAAGCGCGTGGTGGCTTGGTTATTGGATTTGCTAATCATTAAACGCATATCGTTTAAAATGTCATCGGTTTCTTCCAGTTCCCCTTTTTCGAGGGCGTCTTGCGTAGCTAATAATACGGCAATCTTTGGCAGGCTGGCTGCATACATCATTAAATCGCCATTTAAAAAAGCAAAACGCGGCTGTTCTGGATTGTTGAGGTCTACAAGCCCTACGGACATCTTCTTGCTTTCGATGAGTCGTTTCCATTGTGGATTGTTATAGAGTTCCTTTTGGAGGTTGTCAATGAGTTGTTGATTGTAAAAGGCTAATAACGGCTTAAACTTTTCTTCCGGTATATGGATAGGGAGTTTAGAGTAGTCCGGAGCATTCGAAACAGATGTTTTTTCAACTACGCTGGAGGTTGTCATTTTGGGTTGTGGCGGTTCTTCTATGGGAGCTGATCGATTAGAGAAAAAGACTAAAATTAATGATAAAACCAATATAGAGATAATAGTGAAATTGCGAATTTGTTTTGAAATGCTCATTGGTTTTATAGTTGTTGATCTATTCAAAGTTGTATCTGATAAAATAATCTAAATTGATTTTTATTGTTGTTTATGGGGTTGAAAATCAAAGATTAAGATAGTAAAATTTGTTCGTATTGAATAGTGCTATAAGGAAGAAATGTACGGTTGGGTAAAAATTAAAAATTGCAAATTTTATTAACAGTCTTAAGTTTTGATTACTAGAGTTTAAGAAGTTTCTTTCAAATATTTTTAATTTGAAAGTTAAATTTTACATGAAAATATAGATTTGGAATAGGTATGTTTGGACGTTATTAATCAAAATAAACCGATGAAAAAAATTAGAATTTTAGTTTGTTGCTTTTTAGTTTTTACAACTTTACAAGCTCAAAAAAGCCTATCTCAAGATTTTGACTATTCAATTAGCGAGCCTTATCAAGTTTATGATGCCGCGAAAAAGTTTTATTTCAGTCAAGAAAACGAAATTTTGACGGTAAAACCATGGAGAAAATATATCGTGATTCAAAAGTTCAATGTGGATGACTTGTCTCTAATTTCCAGTAAGGAGTATTTAGATTTTCCAGATAACTATGTAGTTGAGGGAATGGAAGAAGTGGGAGGTCGTTACTATTTCTTTTATTCCTCATGGACAGGTAGAAAGACTCAACATGAACAGCTTTTTTTCTGGGAAATAGATTTCGAGAAAGGAGAGTTCATTGGAGAGCCCAAAAAGCTCATTGATTTTTCAGGCCATTTAGCAGGAGGTCCAGGCGTAGCTTTGTTAAACATACCTGGTTGGCAGGGAATTACCGGGATGTTTGGAGTTGTTGATAAATTTGATTTTTTAAAGTCTAAAGATGGTTCAAAATTATTGGCTCATTACAGGAAAAAGCCGGAAGTAAAAAGAGACACCAAAAGTTATGATGTTATTGGGATTAATGTGTATGATTCTAATCTAAATAAGTTGTGGGCAAAGGAATATAAAATGCCATATACAGAACGACGAATGGATGCACTAGATTTTGCCGTAGACTCTAATGGAGATGGTTATATGTTGGTTAAAGTGTTTCATGATGATAGTAATGATGACAAAAAGAGGAAAAAGGATGAAGAGGCTAATTATCATATTGAACTGTTTAGGCTTTTACAAGGTGATAATGAAATTGAAATTACCAAAATTGAAGTAGAGGATAAATACATAAATGGAATTTCACTATTTGAATCTCCTGAAGGGTTTATTATCTGTGCAGGGTTTTATAACAGTGGGTTGAAAAATGGATTCTTCAGTAATGCAACGAGTAAATTTCAATTGTCGAATTCTGATGGCTTGTTTACTTTTAAGGTTACAAGAGACGGGGAGTTGATAGATAAGCATTATTATGAAATTCCTTTAGAGATTTTGAATCAGTATGTTAGTGATAGAACGAAAAGAAAAAATGAGAAAAAGGAGAAGGATGATGAAGTAGAGTTTAAATATTTGAGATTAAATGACCTTATTGTTAAGGCTGATGGGAGTTTAGTTCTAGTTGGAGAGCAAAAGTATGTGATTCGTCATACCACTTCTAAAGGAGTTGTCTATTATACCTATCATTACAATGATATGTTA
Coding sequences within it:
- a CDS encoding serine hydrolase → MSISKQIRNFTIISILVLSLILVFFSNRSAPIEEPPQPKMTTSSVVEKTSVSNAPDYSKLPIHIPEEKFKPLLAFYNQQLIDNLQKELYNNPQWKRLIESKKMSVGLVDLNNPEQPRFAFLNGDLMMYAASLPKIAVLLATQDALEKGELEETDDILNDMRLMISKSNNQATTRLIDRLGFEKIESVVRGPKYQLYQEDKGGGLWVGKRYAASGPTNRDPLKNLSHAASVTQVCRFYYMLLNGKLVTRERSKKMLDIMENPELHHKFVNTLDRIAPNARLFRKSGTWQNWHADSILVWGEERKYILVALVENKFGEQIIRDLVVPVETAIKM